One Diadema setosum chromosome 8, eeDiaSeto1, whole genome shotgun sequence genomic window carries:
- the LOC140232000 gene encoding antiviral innate immune response receptor RIG-I-like, with the protein MKKYFEMKSTLQDKGENFNKSLPQILGMTASFGLGHALKKNEALRYMINICANLDAVRVSTVKKHTKSLADAENKPKDDCHTVRGREKDAFGEEIQDIMIKIIILINKIPGCELFSSTQSALSELLSTSPSCEKFNHKLCRLNVQISEQQDCRLRHRKLKTYTEYLKVYSTALSIHETARTIDALLYLQNFIKKEEEKGSDRTSADCELIKLFKEREVKLEEFSKSPYSKNPGLVKLQELIEGACNCLEGGLANFRGILFTQTIASTNALKAWTMDTPGLQDFNAEAVVGSRNPGMSLRHQRDILDKFRDGEHKLLIATFVQQGIDVPACNFVFRYNYISDGEGCLQARERTRAPGGRFELVVHQERGLEKKDQLGKEQEKVMREATEELSELPEEMLKQKITAIQGRHLGRKSLAHEHVELNLEFRCQKCRVLVCRSSDIRVIPGGHHVIIAPDFLEKKVVRLSTDRDSPEKREWASVRKSEHELVCKDCHIKWGIVLKFREAYILAISVKYFLVIDNDAKSKHYQKWSSLPFTFEEASLEEVAHPEENIS; encoded by the exons ATCTTAGGAATGACAGCTTCGTTTGGATTGGGACATGCACTCAAGAAGAATGAGGCACTGAGGTACATGATCAACATTTGCGCAAACTTGGATGCAGTCAGAGTGTCAACAGTGAAGAAACACACGAAGAGCCTGGCTGATGCTGAGAACAAACCGAAAGATG ATTGTCACACTGTCAGAGGACGAGAAAAAGATGCCTTCGGGGAAGAGATCCAAGATATCATgattaaaatcattattttgattaacAAGATTCCGG GGTGTGAACTCTTCAGCAGCACCCAGAGCGCACTCTCCGAACTGCTGAGCACCTCCCCTTCCTGTGAGAAATTTAACCACAAGCTGTGCAGGCTGAACGTACAGATCTCAGAGCAACAAGATTGCAGACTGCGCCACCGCAAACTAAAAACTTACACAGAGTATCTCAAG GTGTACAGCACTGCTCTGTCCATACATGAAACTGCGCGGACCATAGACGCTCTACTCTACCTTCAGAACTTCATCaaaaaagaggaggaaaaggGGTCCGATCGGACCAGTGCTGACTGCGAGCTAATCAAGCTATTCAAGG AGAGAGAAGTGAAGCTTGAGGAATTCAGCAAGAGTCCATACAGCAAGAACCCTGGTCTGGTAAAGCTTCAGGAGCTCATAGAAGGAGCTTGTAACTGCCTGGAGGGAGGCCTGGCCAACTTCCGTGGGATTCTTTTCACTCAGACCATTGCCTCCACCAACGCGCTCAAGGCCTGGACTATGGACACGCCGGGGTTGCAGGATTTCAATGCCGAGGCGGTGGTGGGCTCCAGAAACCCAG GAATGAGTTTGCGGCACCAAAGGGATATCCTTGACAAGTTCCGCGACGGGGAACACAAACTGCTCATTGCAACATTTGTGCAGCAAGGCATCGACGTGCCAGCCTGCAACTTTGTGTTCCGCTACAACTACATCAGTGATGGTGAAGGATGCCTTCAGGCCAGAG AACGCACCCGGGCCCCGGGAGGCCGGTTTGAGCTGGTGGTCCACCAAGAGAGAGGTTTGGAGAAGAAGGACCAACTTGGTAAAGAGCAGGAGAAAGTGATGAGGGAAGCTACGGAGGAGCTCAGTGAACTCCCGGAGGAGATGCTCAAGCAGAAG ATAACAGCCATCCAAGGAAGGCACTTGGGACGAAAATCATTGGCCCATGAACATGTTGAATTGAATCTTGAGTTCCGGTGCCAGAAGTGTCGGGTTCTTGTCTGTCGGTCAAGTGACATCAGGGTGATACCGGGAGGTCACCACGTCATTATTGCCCCTGATTTTCTTGAGAAGAAAGTGGTCAGACTTTCCACTGACCGCGACTCGCCCGAGAAGAGGGAATGGGCGAGCGTGAGGAAGAGTGAGCACGAACTAGTATGCAAGGATTGTCACATCAAGTGGGGTATAGTTCTGAAATTCAGAGAAGCTTACATCCTTGCCATCTCGGTGAAGTATTTCCTTGTAATAGACAATGACGCCAAGTCCAAACACTACCAAAAGTGGAGTTCCCTGCCTTTCACCTTTGAGGAGGCATCACTTGAAGAGGTGGCCCACCCAGAAGAGAATATATCGTAG
- the LOC140231875 gene encoding PHD finger-like domain-containing protein 5A — translation MAKHHPDLIFCRKQPGVAIGRVCEKCDGKCVICDSYVRPCTLVRICDECNYGSYQGRCVICGGPGVSDAYYCKECTIQEKDRDGCPKIVNLGSSKTDLFYERKKYGFKKR, via the exons ATGGCAAAGCATCATCCAGATCTGATTTTTTGTCGCAAGCAACCTGGTGTTG CTATTGGCAGGGTTTGTGAGAAGTGTGACGGGAAGTGTGTAATCTGTGACTCCTACGTCAGACCATGCACACTTGTACGCATCTGTGATGAATGTAACTACGGATCCTACCAGGGGCGCTGTGTGATCTGTGGGGGTCCAGGGGTCTCAGATGCCTACTActgcaaagaatgcaccatacAGGAAAAAGAT CGAGATGGCTGTCCAAAGATTGTCAACCTTGGGAGCTCCAAGACCGACCTGTTTTACGAGAGGAAGAAGTATGGCTTCAAGAAGAGATGA